In Streptomyces sp. SID8374, one genomic interval encodes:
- a CDS encoding MFS transporter, with translation MDHRHVLRALSGLLIVLFVAMISTTVVSVALPQIIGSLDGTQSQYTWVVTATLLASTASTPIWGKLADLFSKKLLLQIAIGLFVVSSIACGFAQSTEQLIAFRAVQGLGMGALQVLVQVIIAAMISPKERGRYNGYLGGVMAVATVGGPLLGGFITDASWLGWRWCFFIAVPFTLLASVMLARTLHLAEVRRSDTKVDYLGASLIAAGVSLLLLWVTFVGGDFDWISWQTGLMVGGSVLILGAAVFVEARVKEPVVPLHVVRRRDPALAIVASLAVGMAMFGGAVFLGQYFQIGRGYSPTEAGLLTIPLMAGVLVSSTVAGRLVSKTGKVKPYIVTGVVILALGFLGLSFIDHETPLVAVALGMLGVGVGVGMSMQNLVLVLQNTVPLSEIGAASGAITFFRSLGGTMGVSVLGAVLAHQVANKIAHGLAELGIDPAASGSGGSTLNVAAMPPQIQEVVRAAYGDATGHIFLISACIAVVGVIASLFLTPTKLRDSVDL, from the coding sequence ATGGACCACCGGCACGTCCTGCGGGCCCTCAGCGGGCTGCTCATCGTGCTGTTCGTCGCCATGATCAGCACCACCGTGGTCTCGGTCGCGCTCCCGCAGATCATCGGGTCCCTCGACGGCACCCAGTCGCAGTACACCTGGGTCGTCACCGCGACGCTGCTGGCCTCCACCGCCTCCACCCCGATCTGGGGCAAGCTCGCCGACCTCTTCAGCAAGAAGCTGCTGCTCCAGATAGCCATCGGGCTCTTCGTCGTCTCGTCGATCGCCTGCGGCTTCGCTCAGTCCACCGAGCAGCTCATCGCCTTCCGCGCCGTCCAGGGGCTCGGCATGGGGGCGCTCCAGGTCCTCGTCCAGGTGATCATCGCCGCGATGATCAGCCCCAAGGAGCGCGGCCGCTACAACGGTTACCTCGGTGGCGTCATGGCCGTCGCCACCGTCGGCGGGCCGCTGCTCGGCGGGTTCATCACCGACGCCTCCTGGCTCGGCTGGCGCTGGTGCTTCTTCATCGCCGTGCCCTTCACGCTGCTCGCCTCCGTGATGCTCGCCCGCACCCTGCACCTCGCCGAGGTCCGCCGCTCCGACACCAAGGTCGACTACCTCGGCGCCTCGCTCATCGCCGCCGGGGTCAGCCTCCTGCTCCTCTGGGTCACCTTCGTCGGCGGCGACTTCGACTGGATCTCCTGGCAGACCGGCCTCATGGTCGGCGGGAGCGTGCTCATCCTCGGCGCGGCCGTCTTCGTCGAGGCCAGGGTCAAGGAGCCCGTCGTCCCCCTGCACGTCGTCCGGCGCCGCGACCCCGCCCTCGCCATCGTCGCGAGCCTCGCGGTCGGCATGGCGATGTTCGGCGGCGCGGTCTTCCTCGGCCAGTACTTCCAGATTGGGCGCGGCTACTCGCCGACCGAGGCCGGGCTGCTCACCATCCCGCTCATGGCGGGCGTGCTCGTCTCCTCCACCGTCGCCGGACGCCTCGTCTCCAAGACCGGCAAGGTCAAGCCGTACATCGTCACCGGTGTCGTCATCCTCGCCCTCGGCTTCCTCGGGCTCTCCTTCATCGACCACGAAACGCCCCTCGTCGCCGTGGCGTTGGGGATGCTCGGGGTCGGTGTGGGTGTCGGTATGTCGATGCAGAACCTGGTGCTCGTCCTCCAGAACACCGTGCCCCTCAGCGAGATCGGCGCGGCCAGCGGGGCCATCACCTTCTTCCGCTCCCTCGGCGGCACCATGGGCGTCTCCGTCCTCGGCGCGGTCCTCGCCCACCAGGTCGCGAACAAGATCGCCCACGGGCTGGCGGAGCTGGGCATCGACCCGGCCGCCTCCGGCTCCGGCGGATCCACCCTGAACGTCGCCGCCATGCCGCCGCAAATCCAGGAGGTCGTCCGGGCCGCCTACGGGGACGCCACCGGGCACATCTTCCTCATCTCGGCCTGCATCGCGGTCGTCGGTGTCATCGCTTCGCTGTTCCTCACACCGACCAAGCTGCGTGACAGCGTCGACCTGTAG
- a CDS encoding TetR family transcriptional regulator: MDSSTAGPGLRERKKEATRQAVHEATLRLTVEHGFDHVTVEAVADAAGISRRTFSNYFTNKEDALLYGEEQQIRALVRTVRDRPADEPAWPALRAAVAQFSERVAPPERDWAVRTRLAMRHPSLLARQLANHAALERDLAEAVAARPGPTSAPVRPIVLAAGFLASLRIAMRMWIEEDLAREPAAVIDEVLDEMGRGFG, translated from the coding sequence ATGGACAGCAGCACCGCGGGACCGGGACTCCGGGAGCGCAAGAAGGAAGCCACCCGGCAGGCCGTGCACGAGGCGACCCTGCGCCTGACCGTGGAGCACGGCTTCGACCATGTGACGGTCGAGGCGGTGGCGGACGCGGCCGGGATCTCCCGCCGGACGTTCTCGAACTACTTCACCAACAAGGAGGACGCTCTCCTCTACGGCGAGGAGCAGCAGATCAGGGCCCTGGTCCGCACGGTCCGGGACCGCCCCGCCGACGAACCGGCCTGGCCGGCCCTGCGCGCGGCGGTGGCGCAGTTCTCGGAACGCGTGGCTCCTCCGGAGCGCGACTGGGCGGTCCGCACCCGCCTGGCGATGCGCCACCCCTCCCTCCTGGCCCGCCAGTTGGCCAACCACGCGGCCCTGGAACGCGACCTGGCCGAAGCGGTGGCCGCCCGCCCGGGCCCGACCTCGGCCCCGGTCCGCCCGATCGTGCTGGCGGCGGGGTTCCTGGCCTCGCTCAGGATCGCGATGCGGATGTGGATCGAGGAGGACCTGGCCCGGGAGCCGGCGGCGGTGATCGACGAGGTGCTGGACGAGATGGGGCGGGGGTTCGGGTAA
- a CDS encoding GNAT family protein: protein MLWLGTETCALGPYRADLVETYWRWEQDPALLVGYGRQQPESLEARTEGMAHQLRGDNIRFTVHDLATGVPVPAGVATLLPDPSVRTAEYVVMLAPEARGRGLGTAATRLVLDYAFHITNLRMVWLKVLAPNKAGRRAYEKAGFRTAGTLREAGYWLGTVCDEILMDTLATDFTGPSVITA, encoded by the coding sequence ATCCTCTGGCTCGGCACAGAAACCTGCGCGCTCGGCCCCTACCGGGCGGACCTGGTGGAGACGTACTGGCGCTGGGAGCAGGACCCCGCGCTCCTGGTCGGCTACGGACGCCAGCAGCCGGAGTCCCTGGAGGCGCGCACGGAGGGCATGGCCCATCAACTGCGCGGGGACAACATCCGCTTCACGGTGCACGACCTCGCCACCGGCGTCCCGGTCCCGGCCGGGGTGGCGACGCTGCTGCCCGACCCGTCCGTCCGCACGGCGGAGTACGTCGTGATGCTGGCCCCCGAGGCACGCGGACGCGGCCTGGGCACGGCCGCCACCCGGCTGGTGTTGGACTACGCGTTCCACATCACCAACCTGCGCATGGTCTGGCTGAAGGTCCTGGCCCCCAACAAGGCAGGGCGGCGTGCCTACGAGAAAGCCGGCTTCCGGACCGCCGGAACCCTGCGGGAGGCGGGCTACTGGCTCGGAACGGTCTGCGACGAGATTCTGATGGACACGCTGGCCACCGACTTCACGGGCCCGTCGGTCATCACGGCCTGA
- a CDS encoding GntR family transcriptional regulator, with protein MPRDTPYLQVADKIRTRVLSGEWAVGDKLPSRARFAEEYGVGHSVAQRAMERLIIEGILEGRAGSGTYVRKARQRLRMVRSRLRQERTGSPFRAGLKDHGGDGTWECNSRARVPATEDIAARLAIEPGDLCVMTHYEFLADGQPAQLATSWEPMAITGGTEVLLPEMGPRGKIGVVARMRSINVNISTALEMPRPARATREQANFLNISVGDLVTQLERIYFDSEGRPVETADIIVPDIRWEIAYEIDVDDSRF; from the coding sequence ATGCCTCGCGATACCCCGTACTTGCAGGTGGCCGACAAGATCCGTACCCGGGTGCTGTCGGGTGAATGGGCCGTCGGTGACAAGCTGCCGTCCCGCGCCCGGTTCGCCGAGGAGTACGGCGTCGGCCACTCCGTCGCCCAGCGGGCCATGGAACGTCTGATCATCGAGGGCATCCTCGAAGGCCGTGCCGGTTCCGGTACGTACGTCCGCAAAGCCCGCCAGCGCCTCAGGATGGTCCGCTCACGCCTCCGTCAGGAGCGGACCGGCTCCCCGTTCCGCGCCGGCCTGAAGGACCACGGCGGCGATGGCACCTGGGAGTGCAACAGCCGGGCGCGGGTTCCCGCCACGGAGGACATCGCCGCCCGGCTGGCGATCGAGCCCGGCGACCTCTGCGTCATGACCCACTACGAGTTCCTCGCGGACGGTCAGCCGGCGCAACTCGCCACGAGCTGGGAGCCGATGGCCATCACCGGCGGTACGGAGGTGCTGCTCCCGGAGATGGGGCCGCGGGGCAAGATCGGCGTGGTCGCCCGTATGCGCTCCATCAACGTGAACATCTCCACCGCCCTCGAAATGCCACGACCGGCCCGCGCCACGCGCGAGCAGGCCAACTTCCTCAACATCTCCGTGGGCGACCTGGTCACACAACTGGAGCGCATCTACTTCGACTCGGAGGGCCGTCCGGTCGAGACCGCCGACATCATCGTCCCGGACATCCGCTGGGAGATCGCGTACGAGATCGACGTCGACGACTCCCGGTTCTGA
- the glnA gene encoding type I glutamate--ammonia ligase: MDKQQEFVLRTLEERDIRFVRLWFTDVLGFLKSVAVAPAELEQAFDEGIGFDGSAIEGFARVYESDMIAKPDPGTFQILPWRAEAPGTARMFCDILMPDGSPSFADPRYVLKRILAKTSDLGFTFYTHPEIEFFLLKNKPVDGTRPTPADSSGYFDHTPQNVGMDFRRQAITMLESMGISVEFSHHEGAPGQQEIDLRYADALSTADNIMTFRLVMKQVALEQGVQATFMPKPFSEYPGSGMHTHLSLFEGDRNAFYESGAEYQLSKVGRSFIAGLLTHAAEISAVTNQWVNSYKRIWGGSSRAAGAGGEAPSYICWGHNNRSALIRVPMYKPGKTGSARVEVRSIDSGANPYLTYAVLLAAGLKGIEEGYELPAGADDDVWALSDAERRAMGIEPLPQNLGEAISLMEKSELVAETLGEHVFDFFLRNKKQEWEEYRSEVTAFELKNLLPVL; encoded by the coding sequence ATGGACAAGCAGCAGGAATTCGTCCTCAGGACCCTTGAGGAGCGCGACATCCGCTTCGTGCGGCTGTGGTTCACCGACGTCCTCGGGTTCCTCAAGTCCGTCGCCGTGGCCCCGGCCGAGCTGGAGCAGGCCTTCGACGAGGGCATCGGCTTCGACGGCTCGGCGATCGAGGGCTTCGCCCGGGTGTACGAATCGGACATGATCGCCAAGCCGGACCCGGGCACCTTCCAGATCCTGCCCTGGCGCGCGGAGGCCCCCGGCACCGCGCGGATGTTCTGCGACATCCTGATGCCGGACGGCTCCCCGTCCTTCGCGGACCCGCGCTACGTGCTGAAGCGCATCCTGGCGAAGACGTCGGACCTCGGCTTCACGTTCTACACGCACCCCGAGATCGAGTTCTTCCTCCTGAAGAACAAGCCGGTCGACGGCACCCGCCCGACCCCGGCGGACAGCTCGGGCTACTTCGACCACACCCCGCAGAACGTGGGCATGGACTTCCGCCGCCAGGCAATCACGATGCTCGAATCGATGGGCATCTCGGTCGAGTTCAGCCACCACGAGGGCGCCCCCGGCCAGCAGGAGATCGACCTCCGTTACGCGGACGCGCTCTCCACGGCGGACAACATCATGACGTTCCGTCTGGTGATGAAGCAGGTGGCGCTGGAGCAGGGCGTGCAGGCCACGTTCATGCCCAAGCCCTTCTCGGAGTACCCGGGTTCGGGCATGCACACCCACCTCTCCCTCTTCGAGGGCGACCGCAACGCGTTCTACGAGTCGGGCGCGGAGTACCAGCTCTCCAAGGTGGGCCGCTCCTTCATCGCGGGCCTTCTGACGCACGCGGCGGAGATCTCCGCCGTCACCAACCAGTGGGTCAACTCCTACAAGCGCATCTGGGGCGGCTCCTCCCGCGCCGCCGGAGCGGGCGGCGAGGCCCCCTCGTACATCTGCTGGGGCCACAACAACCGCTCCGCCCTGATCCGCGTCCCGATGTACAAGCCCGGCAAGACCGGCTCGGCCCGCGTCGAGGTCCGCTCCATCGACTCCGGCGCCAACCCGTACCTCACCTACGCGGTCCTCCTCGCCGCAGGCCTCAAGGGCATCGAGGAGGGCTACGAACTCCCGGCCGGCGCCGACGACGACGTCTGGGCCCTCTCCGACGCGGAACGCCGAGCCATGGGCATCGAACCGCTCCCGCAGAACCTGGGCGAGGCGATCTCCCTGATGGAGAAGAGCGAACTGGTCGCCGAAACGCTGGGCGAGCACGTCTTCGACTTCTTCCTCCGCAACAAGAAGCAGGAGTGGGAGGAGTACCGCAGCGAGGTCACGGCCTTCGAGCTGAAGAACCTGCTGCCGGTGCTGTAG
- a CDS encoding DUF3105 domain-containing protein has product MSFGPSDPLYATPPQQPSDGARSARNRAIAIGLSGAVVAGLAVFGTYMVLETSEAKENRSSGSSGQDDKPSGRDSGGTGGAIAGLKSWDAAELGRNHSAGDVDYPMTPPVGGDHHPSWLNCDGDVYEKAVPNVNAVHSLEHGAVWVTYSTKAADGEVAELAERVRSTPFTLMSPYADQEGAIVLSAWGKQVTVDSADDRRVDQFLAQYVQGPQTPEPGAPCTGGLETVPQ; this is encoded by the coding sequence ATGAGTTTCGGCCCCAGCGATCCCCTGTACGCCACCCCGCCCCAGCAGCCCTCCGACGGTGCCCGGTCCGCCCGTAACCGGGCCATCGCCATAGGGCTCAGCGGCGCCGTCGTGGCCGGTCTGGCCGTCTTCGGTACGTACATGGTGCTGGAGACGTCCGAGGCCAAGGAGAACCGGAGCAGCGGTTCCTCCGGGCAGGACGACAAGCCGTCCGGCAGAGACAGCGGCGGTACCGGTGGGGCCATCGCGGGGCTCAAGTCCTGGGATGCCGCTGAGCTCGGACGCAACCACTCCGCCGGCGACGTGGACTATCCGATGACGCCTCCCGTCGGCGGCGACCACCATCCGTCCTGGCTCAACTGCGACGGCGACGTATACGAAAAGGCCGTCCCGAACGTCAACGCGGTCCACTCCCTGGAGCACGGCGCCGTCTGGGTCACGTACAGCACCAAGGCCGCCGATGGGGAGGTGGCCGAGCTCGCCGAGCGGGTCCGGAGCACCCCGTTCACCCTCATGAGCCCGTACGCCGACCAGGAAGGCGCCATCGTGCTCAGCGCCTGGGGCAAGCAGGTCACGGTGGACAGTGCCGACGACCGGCGCGTGGACCAGTTCCTCGCGCAGTACGTCCAGGGGCCGCAGACCCCCGAGCCCGGCGCCCCCTGCACCGGCGGGCTGGAGACGGTGCCTCAGTGA
- a CDS encoding DUF305 domain-containing protein has product MTADSEGRGRTRRVRWVAGGAVVLALVLAGAAAFASARGDGESGVPAVDSADAGFARDMAVHHQQAVEMSFIVRDRTDDEDVRRLAYDIANTQANQRGMLLGWLDLWELPKAAPDGAGPMAWMGDEDGHGGHVAGHGGGGGGGLMPGMATKDELKRLGGLNGKQAEVFFLQLMTDHHKGGVSMAGACASLCAVEAEKRLARGMVEGQQSELGLMRDMLAARGAKPRT; this is encoded by the coding sequence GTGACCGCCGACAGCGAGGGGCGGGGCCGGACCCGTCGTGTGCGGTGGGTGGCCGGGGGTGCCGTGGTTCTCGCTCTGGTCCTCGCCGGGGCCGCCGCCTTCGCCTCCGCGCGCGGGGACGGGGAGAGCGGTGTTCCCGCCGTCGATTCCGCCGATGCCGGGTTCGCCCGGGACATGGCCGTCCACCACCAGCAGGCCGTGGAGATGTCCTTCATCGTCCGCGACCGTACGGACGACGAGGACGTACGCCGTCTCGCCTACGACATCGCCAACACCCAGGCCAACCAGCGCGGCATGCTGCTCGGCTGGCTCGACCTGTGGGAGCTGCCCAAGGCCGCCCCGGATGGAGCCGGGCCCATGGCGTGGATGGGGGATGAGGACGGGCACGGCGGTCATGTGGCCGGGCATGGGGGCGGCGGTGGCGGCGGGCTCATGCCGGGGATGGCCACCAAGGACGAGCTCAAGCGGCTCGGGGGCCTCAACGGGAAGCAGGCCGAGGTCTTCTTCCTCCAGTTGATGACCGATCACCACAAGGGCGGCGTCTCCATGGCCGGGGCGTGCGCGTCGCTCTGTGCCGTGGAGGCGGAGAAGCGGCTCGCCCGGGGCATGGTGGAAGGGCAGCAGTCGGAGTTGGGGCTCATGCGCGACATGCTGGCCGCGCGTGGGGCGAAGCCCCGTACCTGA
- a CDS encoding CBS domain-containing protein produces the protein MTTAKDIMHSGARWIPAHETLDRAAQLMREHNVGALPVSANGDSDRMVGIITDRDIVVGCVAKGHDPSKVTAGDLAQGTPRWIEADADVNAVLEEMQNHRIRRLPVVENKKLVGMISEADLAQHLTEEQIAAWAEKVYSRS, from the coding sequence ATGACGACCGCCAAAGACATCATGCACAGCGGGGCCCGCTGGATCCCCGCCCACGAGACCCTCGACCGTGCGGCGCAGCTGATGCGTGAGCACAACGTGGGCGCGCTGCCCGTCTCCGCCAACGGTGACTCGGACCGGATGGTCGGCATCATCACCGACCGGGACATCGTCGTCGGCTGTGTGGCCAAGGGCCACGACCCGTCGAAGGTGACCGCGGGCGACCTCGCCCAGGGCACGCCCCGCTGGATCGAGGCGGACGCCGATGTGAACGCGGTCCTGGAGGAGATGCAGAACCACCGCATCCGCCGGCTCCCCGTCGTCGAGAACAAGAAGCTCGTCGGCATGATCAGTGAGGCCGATCTCGCGCAGCACCTCACGGAGGAGCAGATCGCGGCCTGGGCGGAGAAGGTCTACTCCCGCAGCTGA
- a CDS encoding DUF6153 family protein gives MAGTVGGVRSGSVMYGQLLLLAALLFGIVTMHTVGHPAEHAPSSPSAPAAVPMAEAASDAAHSSHPSPDHSPMSGMDPLSVCLAVLGAWGLALVGAWLLGLRADGRPLGTPVGAGLLRVLRPNPPPPISVLASVSVLRI, from the coding sequence ATGGCTGGCACGGTCGGCGGGGTCCGGAGCGGGAGCGTGATGTACGGGCAGCTCCTGCTGCTCGCCGCGCTGCTCTTCGGCATCGTCACCATGCATACCGTCGGGCATCCGGCTGAGCATGCCCCCTCCTCGCCTTCGGCGCCCGCGGCCGTGCCCATGGCTGAAGCCGCCTCCGATGCGGCGCATTCCTCGCACCCCTCCCCCGACCACTCCCCCATGAGCGGCATGGATCCGCTCTCCGTCTGCCTCGCCGTCCTCGGCGCCTGGGGGCTCGCCCTCGTCGGTGCCTGGCTGCTCGGGCTGCGCGCGGACGGGCGGCCCCTCGGTACGCCGGTGGGTGCGGGACTTCTGCGGGTGCTGCGGCCCAATCCGCCGCCCCCGATATCGGTGCTCGCCAGCGTCTCGGTGCTGCGTATTTAG
- a CDS encoding multicopper oxidase family protein, giving the protein MPMHRPTRRAVLGAALAVAGTGALAACSDGGSGHGGSHAPGGAQDSGTYVSPGGKEVAAAEKARGSGPVRKVSLTATRTRLDLGGSTTVASWAYGDRLPGREVRVSAGDTLDLTLANHLPQPTSMHWHGLALRNDMDGVPGLTQRNVAPGADFRYRFAVPHPGTYWFHPHSGVQQDRGLYAPLIVEDPKEPLAYDKEWVVVLDDWVDGVAGSTPDAVLKELSGGMADGGGMDHGAHSMSGSGSGEDDPDGGGPSRMMMGARSELLGGDAGDVAYPYYLVNGRVADDPEVFRARAGDRIRLRIINAGGDTAFRVALGGHRLTVTHTDGFPVRHAQGDALLLGMGERYDVLVTAGDGAFPLVALAEGKEAAALAVLRTGSGAAPGASVRPGELDGELVEAGRLVPDPSVALAGRAPDRTIRMRLTGGMADYDWAFDGQPYDAEQRRPVEAGERVRVVFDNGTAMWHPLHLHGHTFALGGNAAGARKDTAIVLPHRSLTVEFDADNPGLWMVHCHNVYHAEAGMMTVLGYRI; this is encoded by the coding sequence ATGCCCATGCACCGACCCACCCGACGCGCCGTACTCGGCGCCGCTCTCGCCGTCGCCGGTACGGGAGCCCTCGCCGCCTGCTCCGACGGCGGCAGCGGCCACGGCGGCTCCCACGCCCCCGGTGGCGCCCAGGACTCCGGTACGTACGTCTCCCCCGGCGGCAAGGAGGTCGCGGCGGCCGAGAAGGCGCGCGGCTCCGGCCCCGTACGCAAGGTCTCCCTCACCGCCACCCGTACCCGGCTCGATCTGGGCGGCTCCACCACCGTCGCCTCCTGGGCCTACGGGGACCGGCTGCCCGGGCGTGAGGTGCGGGTGAGCGCCGGGGACACCCTCGACCTCACCCTGGCCAACCACCTTCCGCAACCCACCTCGATGCACTGGCACGGCCTCGCCCTGCGCAACGACATGGACGGGGTTCCCGGGCTCACCCAGCGGAACGTCGCGCCGGGGGCCGACTTCCGGTACCGGTTCGCGGTCCCGCATCCGGGGACGTACTGGTTCCACCCGCACTCCGGCGTCCAGCAGGACCGGGGGCTGTACGCGCCGCTGATCGTGGAGGACCCGAAGGAGCCGTTGGCGTACGACAAGGAGTGGGTCGTCGTCCTCGACGACTGGGTGGACGGGGTGGCGGGGTCGACGCCCGATGCCGTGCTGAAGGAGCTGTCCGGGGGGATGGCGGACGGCGGCGGGATGGATCATGGCGCGCACTCCATGTCCGGTTCCGGTTCCGGTGAGGACGATCCGGACGGTGGTGGGCCGTCGCGGATGATGATGGGCGCGCGCAGTGAGCTGCTCGGTGGGGATGCCGGTGATGTCGCCTATCCGTACTACCTGGTCAACGGGCGGGTGGCGGACGATCCGGAGGTGTTCCGGGCGCGGGCCGGTGACCGTATCCGGCTGCGGATCATCAACGCCGGGGGCGACACCGCCTTCCGGGTCGCGCTCGGCGGGCACCGGCTGACCGTCACCCACACCGACGGCTTCCCCGTCCGGCACGCCCAGGGGGACGCGCTGCTGCTGGGGATGGGCGAGCGGTACGACGTCCTCGTGACCGCCGGGGACGGGGCCTTCCCGCTCGTCGCCCTGGCGGAGGGGAAGGAGGCGGCCGCCCTCGCCGTGCTGCGGACCGGGAGCGGTGCGGCGCCCGGCGCCTCCGTACGGCCCGGGGAACTGGACGGGGAGCTGGTGGAGGCGGGGCGGCTGGTGCCGGATCCGTCGGTGGCGTTGGCCGGGCGTGCGCCGGACCGGACCATCCGGATGCGGCTCACCGGTGGGATGGCCGACTACGACTGGGCCTTCGACGGGCAGCCGTACGACGCGGAGCAGCGGCGGCCGGTGGAGGCGGGCGAGCGGGTGCGGGTCGTCTTCGACAACGGGACGGCCATGTGGCACCCGCTACATCTGCACGGGCACACGTTCGCGCTGGGCGGGAACGCCGCCGGGGCCCGTAAGGACACCGCGATCGTCCTGCCGCACCGGTCGCTGACCGTGGAGTTCGACGCCGACAACCCGGGGCTGTGGATGGTCCACTGCCACAACGTCTATCACGCGGAGGCCGGGATGATGACGGTCCTCGGGTACCGGATCTGA
- a CDS encoding NAD+ synthase: protein MPQLRLALNQIDSTVGDLAGNSEAIVHWTRHAAEQGAHLVAFPEMVLTGYPVEDLALRSSFVEASRQALRALAARLDAEGFGELPVVVGYLDRSEHAAARYGQPAGSPRNAAAVLHRGGIALNFAKHHLPNYGVFDEFRYFVPGDSMPVVRVHGIDVALAICEDLWQDGGRVPAARSAGAGLLLSINASPYERDKDDTRLDLVRKRAQEAGCTTAYLAMIGGQDELVFDGDSIVVDKEGEVIARAPQFSEGSVILDLELPAAAAVAPSGVVDDGLRIDHVVLSDRPVDAYEPELAGGYAERLDDDEEVYSALVVGLRAYAAKNGFSSVLLGLSGGIDSALCAAIACDAVGAQNVYGVSMPSKYSSDHSKGDAAELARRTGLNFRTVPIAPMFDAYMASLGLTGLAEENLQARLRGTTLMAISNQEGQIVLAPGNKSELAVGYSTLYGDAVGAYGPIKDVYKSSVFRLAKWRNRAAEERGQTPPIPEASITKPPSAELRPGQVDTDSLPDYDVLDAILELYVDRDQGLDAIVAAGFEAGLVAKTLRMVDTAEYKRRQYPPGTKISPKGFGKDRRLPITNRWRESS, encoded by the coding sequence GTGCCTCAACTACGCCTCGCACTGAATCAGATCGACTCGACCGTCGGCGACCTCGCCGGCAACTCCGAGGCGATCGTCCACTGGACCCGGCACGCCGCCGAGCAGGGCGCCCACCTCGTGGCGTTCCCCGAGATGGTGCTGACCGGATACCCCGTCGAGGACCTGGCCCTGCGGTCGTCCTTCGTCGAGGCCTCACGGCAGGCGCTGCGCGCGCTGGCCGCCCGCCTCGACGCGGAGGGCTTCGGCGAGCTGCCGGTCGTCGTCGGCTACCTCGACCGCTCCGAGCACGCCGCCGCGCGGTACGGGCAGCCCGCCGGGTCCCCGCGTAACGCGGCGGCTGTGCTGCACCGGGGCGGTATCGCGCTCAACTTCGCCAAGCACCACCTGCCGAACTACGGGGTGTTCGACGAGTTCCGGTACTTCGTGCCGGGCGACTCGATGCCCGTCGTACGGGTCCACGGCATCGATGTGGCCCTCGCGATCTGCGAGGACCTCTGGCAGGACGGCGGGCGCGTCCCGGCCGCCCGGTCGGCCGGGGCCGGGCTGCTGCTGTCGATCAACGCCTCGCCGTACGAGCGGGACAAGGACGACACGCGCCTCGACCTGGTCCGCAAGCGGGCCCAGGAGGCCGGCTGCACGACCGCGTACCTGGCGATGATCGGCGGGCAGGACGAGCTGGTCTTCGACGGGGACTCGATCGTCGTCGACAAGGAGGGCGAGGTCATCGCCCGCGCCCCGCAGTTCTCCGAGGGCAGCGTGATCCTCGATCTGGAGCTGCCCGCCGCGGCGGCCGTGGCGCCCTCGGGGGTCGTGGACGACGGGCTGCGCATCGACCATGTGGTGCTGTCCGACCGGCCGGTCGACGCGTACGAGCCGGAGCTCGCGGGCGGGTACGCGGAACGGCTGGACGACGACGAGGAGGTCTACTCGGCGCTGGTCGTGGGGCTGCGTGCGTACGCTGCGAAGAACGGTTTCAGCAGTGTGCTGCTCGGGCTCTCCGGGGGCATCGACTCGGCGCTGTGCGCGGCCATCGCGTGCGATGCGGTGGGGGCGCAGAACGTGTACGGCGTGTCCATGCCGTCCAAGTACTCCTCGGACCACTCCAAGGGCGACGCGGCCGAGCTGGCGCGGCGGACCGGGCTCAACTTCCGTACGGTGCCGATCGCGCCGATGTTCGACGCGTACATGGCGTCGCTGGGGCTCACCGGGCTGGCGGAGGAGAACCTCCAGGCGCGGCTGCGCGGTACGACGCTGATGGCCATCTCCAACCAGGAGGGGCAGATCGTGCTGGCGCCCGGCAACAAGTCGGAGCTGGCGGTCGGTTACTCGACGCTGTACGGGGACGCGGTGGGCGCGTACGGGCCGATCAAGGACGTGTACAAGTCGTCGGTGTTCCGGCTGGCGAAGTGGCGCAACCGGGCGGCGGAGGAGCGGGGGCAGACGCCGCCGATCCCCGAGGCCTCGATCACCAAGCCGCCGAGTGCGGAGCTGCGGCCGGGGCAGGTCGACACGGACTCGCTGCCGGACTACGACGTGCTGGACGCGATCCTGGAGCTGTACGTGGACCGGGATCAGGGTCTCGATGCCATCGTGGCGGCCGGGTTCGAGGCGGGGCTGGTGGCGAAGACGTTGCGGATGGTGGATACCGCCGAGTACAAGCGGCGGCAGTATCCGCCGGGGACGAAGATTTCGCCGAAGGGGTTCGGGAAGGATCGGCGGTTGCCGATCACGAATCGGTGGCGCGAGTCGTCTTAG